The Streptomyces sp. P9-A4 genome contains a region encoding:
- a CDS encoding GntR family transcriptional regulator, with protein MTVQRPAVRGTATGDTHVSLRERVYMELRERIIEAEYPAGMRLVEREIADELRVSRVPVREAMQRLESEGFLSVQPRRGSVVADFGPEDAEYLFDVRENLEGLAARLAARHADPARLRDLERLLARARKAAESGRLREAVSLNADFHRRIVELSGNPLLADLMAPLDSRLRRLFRLTSAQSDGEPMCGAHERLYEAVRDGDEDTAETLARAHVADTRASAARLLAALRDAPDEDGHPPGGR; from the coding sequence GTGACCGTCCAGCGCCCCGCCGTCCGCGGCACCGCCACCGGGGACACCCATGTGTCCCTGCGGGAGCGGGTCTACATGGAGCTGCGCGAGCGGATCATCGAGGCGGAGTACCCGGCCGGCATGCGGCTCGTGGAGCGGGAGATCGCCGACGAGCTGCGGGTCTCGCGGGTGCCGGTGCGCGAGGCGATGCAGCGCCTGGAGTCGGAGGGCTTCCTGTCGGTGCAGCCGCGCCGGGGTTCGGTGGTGGCGGACTTCGGCCCGGAGGACGCCGAGTACCTCTTCGACGTACGGGAGAACCTGGAGGGCCTGGCCGCCCGGCTGGCCGCCCGGCACGCGGACCCCGCCCGGCTGCGGGACCTGGAGCGGCTGCTGGCGCGGGCCAGGAAGGCGGCGGAGTCCGGGCGGCTCCGCGAGGCCGTCTCCCTCAACGCCGACTTCCACCGCCGGATCGTCGAGCTCTCCGGCAACCCGCTCCTGGCGGACCTGATGGCCCCGCTCGACTCCCGGCTGCGCCGCCTCTTCCGGCTCACCTCGGCGCAGTCGGACGGCGAGCCGATGTGCGGGGCCCACGAGCGGCTCTACGAGGCCGTCCGCGACGGCGACGAGGACACCGCGGAGACACTGGCCCGCGCCCATGTCGCCGACACCCGTGCCTCGGCCGCCCGCCTGCTGGCGGCCCTGAGGGACGCGCCGGACGAGGACGGGCACCCGCCCGGCGGGCGGTGA
- a CDS encoding SpoIIE family protein phosphatase, whose protein sequence is MTAADRGGARDRGGGRGRGGGRGRGSQPTAGADTGAGTQAGSGSGSGSGSAKGSRSGERRTGLRSVAGQVFALEALIALLVIAAAVFATFHQAQSAADRDARVRSLAVAEAFAHAPGIDEALSSPNPTAVLQSRSEATRQATGVDFISVLSPAGVRYTDSMQALIGHKASGDFTRATVDGKSFTEHFRGAPNDAVRAVVPVVDQHGRTLGLVTSGIKVESITHAVESRLPLLAGAAAAALVLAVGGAGLVSRRLRRQTHGLGPTEMTRMKEHHEAVLHAVREGVLIVGADQRLLLANDEARRLLGLDADAERRHISELGLDPRTVELLLSGRSATDEVHRAGDRLLAVSVRPTVPDGSESGSVMTMRDTTELAALTGRAAVARSRLQLLYEAGVRIGTTLEVVRTAEELAEVAVPRFADFATVELLEPVLRGEEPPGSAAAATEMRRTALSGLRPDQPLQPVGDTVRFDVSDTPMATALGAGHAVVQAELAAAEGWRAQDPEGAAQALAYGMHSLLTVPLLARGVVLGMANFWRADTPEPFGEEDLSFAEELAARAAVAIDNARRFTREHAMAVTLQRSLLPRVLPDQSAVEVAYRYLPAKAGVGGDWFDVIPLPGARVALVVGDVVGHGLHAAATMGRLRTAVHNFSTLDVPPDELLGHLDELTGRIDDRESEGPDGEARRRDEGITGATCLYAIYDPVSGLCTVASAGHPGPALVGPDGRVEFPDLPPGMPLGLGLGDAPFETAELRLPEGSKLVLFTDGLLEDRGRDLGTGLDLLGSTLAQPGRTPEQTCADVLATLLSPSPRDDIALLVAQTRLLDRERIAEWEVARDPAAVSPVRNAAAAKLSEWGLDGLAFTAELILSELITNAVRYGADPVRVRLLHDRTLICEVSDGSSTSPHLRHAATTDEGGRGLYLVAQYAERWGTRYARRGKTIWAELRVSSDGPEPVAMAVPDLDALEDLAW, encoded by the coding sequence ATGACGGCCGCGGACCGGGGCGGAGCCCGGGACCGGGGCGGGGGGCGGGGACGGGGCGGGGGGCGGGGACGGGGCTCGCAGCCGACGGCGGGAGCGGATACGGGTGCGGGTACGCAGGCGGGCTCCGGCTCCGGCTCCGGCTCCGGCTCCGCGAAAGGCTCCCGCTCCGGGGAGCGCAGGACCGGGCTCCGGAGCGTCGCCGGCCAGGTGTTCGCCCTGGAGGCGCTCATCGCGCTCCTGGTGATCGCGGCGGCCGTGTTCGCGACCTTCCACCAGGCCCAGAGTGCCGCCGATCGGGACGCCCGGGTGCGTTCGCTTGCCGTCGCGGAGGCCTTCGCGCACGCGCCCGGCATCGACGAGGCCCTGTCCTCCCCCAACCCGACGGCGGTGCTCCAGTCGCGCTCGGAGGCCACCCGCCAGGCGACGGGGGTGGACTTCATCTCCGTACTGAGCCCGGCCGGCGTGCGGTACACCGACTCCATGCAGGCGCTGATCGGCCACAAGGCGAGCGGGGACTTCACCCGCGCGACGGTGGACGGCAAGTCCTTCACCGAGCACTTCCGGGGCGCTCCCAACGACGCCGTGCGGGCCGTGGTGCCGGTCGTGGACCAGCACGGCCGGACCCTCGGCCTGGTCACCAGCGGCATCAAGGTGGAGAGCATCACGCACGCGGTGGAGAGCAGGCTGCCACTGCTCGCCGGTGCGGCGGCGGCCGCGCTGGTGCTGGCCGTGGGCGGTGCGGGCCTGGTGAGCCGACGGCTGCGGCGACAGACGCACGGCCTCGGCCCCACCGAGATGACGCGGATGAAGGAGCACCACGAAGCGGTGCTGCACGCGGTCCGCGAAGGGGTGCTGATCGTGGGCGCGGACCAGCGGCTGCTGCTCGCCAACGACGAGGCGCGCCGGCTGCTCGGCCTGGACGCCGACGCGGAGCGGCGGCACATCTCGGAGCTGGGCCTCGATCCCCGTACGGTCGAACTCCTGCTGTCGGGGCGGTCCGCGACGGACGAGGTGCACCGGGCGGGCGACCGGCTGCTCGCGGTGAGCGTGCGGCCGACGGTCCCGGACGGTTCCGAGTCCGGCAGCGTGATGACGATGCGGGACACCACCGAGCTGGCCGCCCTGACGGGCCGGGCGGCGGTGGCCCGTAGCCGGCTCCAGCTGCTGTACGAGGCGGGCGTGCGGATCGGGACGACGCTGGAGGTCGTCCGGACCGCGGAGGAGCTGGCGGAGGTCGCGGTGCCGAGGTTCGCGGACTTCGCGACGGTGGAGCTGCTTGAGCCGGTGCTGCGCGGGGAGGAGCCGCCGGGGTCGGCGGCGGCGGCCACCGAGATGCGGCGGACGGCGCTGAGCGGGCTGCGGCCCGACCAGCCGCTCCAGCCGGTCGGTGACACCGTGCGGTTCGATGTGTCCGACACCCCGATGGCGACGGCCCTGGGGGCGGGGCACGCGGTGGTGCAGGCGGAGCTGGCGGCGGCGGAGGGCTGGCGGGCGCAGGACCCCGAGGGGGCGGCGCAGGCGCTGGCGTACGGGATGCACTCGCTGCTCACGGTGCCGCTGCTGGCCCGTGGGGTGGTCCTGGGGATGGCCAACTTCTGGCGCGCGGACACCCCGGAGCCGTTCGGGGAGGAGGACCTGTCGTTCGCGGAGGAGCTGGCGGCGCGGGCGGCGGTCGCCATCGACAACGCGCGCCGGTTCACCCGCGAGCACGCGATGGCGGTGACGCTCCAGCGGAGCCTGCTGCCCCGGGTGCTGCCCGACCAGAGCGCGGTGGAGGTGGCGTACCGCTATCTCCCGGCGAAGGCGGGCGTGGGCGGCGACTGGTTCGATGTGATCCCGCTGCCGGGGGCGCGGGTGGCGCTGGTCGTCGGCGACGTGGTGGGGCACGGGCTGCACGCGGCGGCCACCATGGGGCGGCTGCGGACGGCGGTGCACAACTTCTCGACGCTGGATGTGCCGCCGGACGAGTTGCTCGGGCACCTGGACGAGCTGACGGGCCGGATCGACGACCGGGAGTCGGAGGGGCCGGACGGCGAGGCGCGGCGGCGGGACGAGGGCATCACGGGCGCGACCTGTCTGTACGCGATCTACGACCCGGTGTCCGGGCTGTGCACGGTGGCGAGCGCCGGGCATCCCGGTCCGGCCCTGGTGGGCCCGGACGGGCGGGTCGAGTTCCCGGACCTGCCGCCGGGGATGCCGCTCGGGCTGGGGCTGGGCGACGCGCCGTTCGAGACGGCGGAGCTGCGGCTGCCGGAGGGCAGCAAGCTGGTGCTGTTCACGGACGGGCTCCTGGAGGACCGGGGCCGGGACCTGGGCACGGGGCTCGACCTGCTGGGTTCCACGCTCGCCCAGCCGGGCCGGACTCCGGAGCAGACCTGCGCGGACGTGCTCGCGACGCTGCTTTCGCCGTCGCCGCGCGACGACATCGCGCTCCTGGTGGCGCAGACCCGGCTGCTCGACCGGGAGCGGATCGCGGAGTGGGAGGTGGCGCGCGATCCGGCCGCGGTGTCGCCGGTACGGAACGCGGCGGCGGCGAAGCTGTCGGAGTGGGGGCTCGACGGGCTGGCGTTCACGGCGGAGCTGATCCTCAGCGAGCTGATCACCAACGCGGTGCGGTACGGGGCCGATCCGGTACGGGTCCGGCTGCTGCACGACCGGACGCTGATCTGCGAGGTGTCGGACGGCAGCAGCACCTCGCCGCACCTGCGGCACGCGGCGACGACGGACGAGGGCGGGCGCGGGCTGTATCTGGTGGCGCAGTACGCGGAGCGCTGGGGCACGCGGTACGCGCGGCGCGGCAAGACGATCTGGGCGGAGCTGCGGGTGAGCTCGGACGGCCCCGAGCCGGTGGCGATGGCGGTGCCGGACCTGGACGCGCTGGAGGACCTGGCCTGGTGA
- a CDS encoding response regulator transcription factor — MIGTEAGNEAVGERTIRVLIADDQPLVRRGLALILGPSPAITVVAEAENGEQALALAREHRPDVVVMDIRMPVLDGVAATERLARDLPECRVLALSTFDMDEYVVAALRAGAYGFLPKDSSPEDLVAAIRTVRRGEAAVAPRLLTRLISAYVRNEQAAAPNRRRAAAPSTPDLTPREVEVWRLVATGLDNNQIARAMEISVSTVKNYITSIFDKLGVRDRAQAVIAAYESGLVAARQAADPG, encoded by the coding sequence GTGATCGGGACAGAAGCCGGGAACGAGGCCGTGGGCGAGCGGACGATCCGGGTACTGATCGCGGACGACCAGCCGCTTGTGCGGCGCGGACTGGCCCTGATCCTCGGCCCCTCTCCGGCCATCACCGTGGTTGCCGAGGCCGAGAACGGCGAGCAGGCCCTTGCGCTCGCCCGGGAGCACCGTCCCGACGTCGTCGTGATGGACATCCGGATGCCCGTCCTCGACGGGGTGGCCGCCACCGAGCGACTGGCTCGCGACCTTCCCGAGTGCCGGGTGCTCGCCCTCAGCACCTTCGACATGGACGAGTACGTGGTCGCCGCCCTGCGCGCCGGCGCGTACGGCTTCCTGCCCAAGGACAGCTCGCCCGAGGACCTCGTGGCCGCGATCCGCACCGTCCGTCGGGGCGAGGCCGCCGTCGCGCCCCGTCTGCTGACCCGACTGATCTCCGCCTATGTCAGGAACGAACAGGCGGCGGCCCCGAACCGCCGACGGGCCGCCGCACCAAGCACCCCCGATCTCACCCCGCGCGAGGTGGAGGTCTGGCGCCTGGTGGCTACCGGCCTGGACAACAACCAGATCGCACGCGCCATGGAGATCAGCGTCTCCACCGTCAAGAACTACATCACCAGCATCTTCGACAAACTCGGCGTCCGTGACCGGGCGCAGGCTGTGATCGCGGCCTACGAGTCGGGCCTGGTGGCGGCCCGGCAGGCCGCTGACCCGGGCTGA
- a CDS encoding erythromycin esterase family protein, translating to MATHKKRINRPRLLAAVAIVAGAVLAPVAVKAATADEVPAVSGKQGPVHLLERAAHPLRATEPGGDTADLRALSAMIGDAEVVGLGEATHGSHEFFTMKERVFRHLVEKKGFTTFALELSWSAGLQIDDYLQTGKGDAREIAAQTLANSPWEREEFVSLIEWMRDYNRSHPDRPVHFMGDDIGAPSLNDAFFERVTGYVEKNRPEALPRLNELYAGLRPIDDAFAYLAKPLAERQQLAVKAQQALELVSSHRGSGGDAFDWAEQNARSVAQTAKFFTLNPGDRESLNSLQRFRDEVMAQNVTWWQKHTGDKVLVSAHNNHVGYVSDNPELYSKTQGSFLRDLMGKNYLPVGFTFNQGSFLSKDAALGGDWKKFTVGTPEPGRNEHTLDQVGYRDFYLDVRKAPAAARAWLNVARPTLNIGTQFPEKPRDIAIAKSFDILIHLHEIREAEKLKP from the coding sequence ATGGCTACGCACAAGAAGCGGATCAACCGCCCGCGGCTCCTCGCGGCGGTGGCGATCGTGGCGGGGGCGGTCCTTGCTCCCGTGGCGGTCAAGGCGGCCACCGCCGACGAGGTCCCCGCGGTCAGCGGGAAGCAGGGCCCCGTACACCTACTGGAGCGGGCCGCTCATCCGCTGCGTGCGACCGAGCCCGGCGGAGACACGGCCGACCTGCGAGCCCTGTCGGCGATGATCGGTGACGCCGAGGTGGTCGGCCTCGGCGAGGCCACCCACGGCTCCCACGAGTTCTTCACGATGAAGGAGCGGGTCTTCCGCCACCTCGTCGAGAAGAAGGGCTTCACCACCTTCGCCCTGGAGCTGAGCTGGTCCGCGGGACTCCAGATCGACGACTACCTCCAGACCGGCAAGGGCGATGCCCGCGAGATCGCCGCACAAACTCTGGCCAACTCTCCTTGGGAACGCGAAGAGTTCGTGAGTCTCATCGAGTGGATGCGCGACTACAACCGCAGCCACCCCGACCGTCCCGTGCACTTCATGGGCGACGACATCGGCGCTCCCTCGCTGAACGACGCGTTCTTCGAACGGGTCACCGGCTATGTGGAGAAGAACCGCCCCGAGGCGCTGCCGCGGCTCAACGAGCTCTACGCCGGTCTGCGGCCCATCGACGACGCCTTCGCCTACCTGGCCAAGCCGCTGGCGGAGCGACAGCAGCTCGCCGTCAAGGCGCAGCAGGCGCTGGAACTGGTCAGTAGTCACCGGGGCTCCGGTGGAGACGCCTTCGACTGGGCCGAGCAGAACGCCCGCTCAGTCGCCCAGACCGCCAAGTTCTTCACCTTGAACCCCGGCGACCGGGAGTCCCTGAACAGCCTTCAACGCTTCCGCGACGAGGTGATGGCCCAGAACGTCACGTGGTGGCAGAAGCACACCGGCGACAAGGTCCTGGTGTCGGCGCACAACAACCACGTCGGCTACGTCTCCGACAATCCCGAGCTGTACTCCAAGACGCAGGGCTCGTTCCTGCGCGACCTCATGGGCAAGAACTACCTGCCTGTGGGCTTCACCTTCAACCAGGGTTCGTTCCTGTCGAAGGACGCCGCCCTCGGCGGCGACTGGAAGAAGTTCACCGTGGGCACCCCCGAGCCCGGCAGGAATGAGCACACCCTCGACCAGGTCGGCTACCGGGACTTCTACCTCGATGTCCGCAAGGCGCCGGCCGCCGCGCGCGCCTGGCTGAACGTCGCCCGGCCCACGCTCAACATCGGCACGCAGTTCCCCGAGAAGCCCCGCGACATCGCGATCGCCAAGTCCTTCGACATTCTCATCCACCTCCACGAAATCCGGGAGGCCGAAAAGCTGAAGCCGTGA
- a CDS encoding amidohydrolase, producing MTPPPRTATLFHDVRPFGGPARDLVAVDGLLVAEAPSDAVVERVDGGGRLALPTLVDAHIHPDKTSWDEPWHSRRPAHGIAEYVAGDVELSRALPAPVGERALRLMSHAAAQGTRAMRAHADVAPAYGLAGIEGVAEAARKLAGIVDVELVAFPQHGVVRTPGVAGLLAEAAGSGLVTHIGGIDPAGFDADGGHEGDQLGTVFALAEKHGLGLDIHLHDRGEQGLAPLRDIAARTRALGLQGRVSVAHAFAVAGLSGAELDETADLLADAGIALTTVALSVTTILPFRRLAERGVRVGLGSDGVRDNWSPFGNADMLHRAWLAAWALGLRLDEELEACFRLAADGGADLLGLPKADLRPGSPADFMLVDGECLPQAVVDLPRRDLVVRAGRVVARDGRLV from the coding sequence GTGACCCCGCCGCCTCGCACCGCCACCCTCTTCCACGACGTACGGCCCTTCGGCGGGCCGGCCCGCGATCTGGTCGCCGTGGACGGACTCCTGGTGGCGGAGGCGCCGTCGGACGCCGTCGTCGAGCGGGTCGACGGCGGCGGCCGGCTGGCGCTGCCGACCCTGGTCGACGCGCACATCCACCCGGACAAGACCTCCTGGGACGAGCCCTGGCACAGCCGTCGCCCCGCGCACGGCATCGCCGAGTACGTCGCCGGTGACGTGGAGCTCTCCCGCGCCCTGCCGGCCCCGGTGGGCGAGCGGGCGCTGCGGCTGATGTCGCACGCGGCGGCGCAGGGCACCCGGGCGATGCGCGCCCACGCGGACGTCGCCCCGGCCTACGGGCTCGCCGGGATCGAGGGGGTCGCGGAGGCGGCCCGGAAGCTCGCCGGGATCGTCGACGTGGAGCTGGTGGCCTTCCCGCAGCACGGGGTGGTCCGGACGCCCGGGGTGGCCGGGCTTCTGGCGGAGGCCGCCGGGAGCGGGCTCGTCACCCACATCGGCGGCATCGACCCGGCCGGCTTCGACGCGGACGGCGGCCACGAGGGCGACCAGCTGGGCACGGTCTTCGCGCTCGCGGAGAAGCACGGTCTGGGGCTCGACATCCACCTCCACGACCGGGGCGAGCAGGGCCTCGCGCCACTGCGGGACATCGCGGCCCGCACCCGGGCGCTCGGTCTCCAGGGCCGGGTGAGCGTGGCGCACGCCTTCGCGGTCGCCGGTCTCTCGGGCGCGGAGCTGGACGAGACGGCGGACCTGCTCGCGGACGCGGGGATCGCGCTGACGACGGTGGCCCTGTCGGTGACGACGATCCTGCCGTTCCGGCGGCTCGCCGAACGCGGGGTCAGGGTCGGGCTCGGCTCGGACGGCGTACGGGACAACTGGAGCCCGTTCGGCAACGCGGACATGCTGCACCGCGCCTGGCTGGCCGCCTGGGCCCTGGGCCTGCGGCTCGACGAGGAGCTGGAGGCCTGCTTCCGGCTGGCGGCCGACGGGGGCGCGGACCTGCTCGGCCTCCCGAAGGCGGACCTCCGCCCGGGTTCCCCTGCCGACTTCATGCTGGTCGACGGCGAGTGCCTGCCGCAGGCGGTGGTGGACCTGCCGCGCCGCGACCTGGTGGTCCGCGCCGGCCGGGTGGTGGCCCGGGACGGCCGCCTGGTCTGA
- a CDS encoding sensor histidine kinase — translation MATRRSAPPARRELRGRLFPPDADTFPWTRNDALPAVGAAVVDLIGYTAFSQVNGVPVSAAGILLVTVSALPLLMRRRFPLTVMTVSLVLVALLNLTTSLSHHFGATLAVALYSAARTGRPWATAALTTGAIGVTLLTPDLAAPRGYLNVTSACLSACLIAATGLAVNRWQQETEANRRLLADRAVAEERRRIARELHDIVAHRITTMQLMAGGARANLGHDPGVAREALVTLEESGRLALREMRQLLDVLRADEDTATDRHGTPEAPQPGLADLDRLIKESRQAGQPTELAVDGEPGRLPPVVGLTLYRIVQEALTNARKHAGPHVPVKVRLTCLPERVRVSVTDQGVTDAAESPPAPGITYGAGYGLVGMRERVALHGGALEAGPLPEAGFRVVASLPLEAPTGQDEED, via the coding sequence ATGGCGACGCGTCGCAGCGCTCCGCCCGCGCGCCGGGAACTGCGCGGGCGCCTCTTCCCGCCGGACGCCGACACGTTCCCGTGGACCCGCAACGACGCCCTGCCGGCCGTCGGCGCGGCCGTCGTGGACCTCATCGGATATACCGCGTTTTCGCAGGTCAATGGCGTCCCCGTGTCAGCCGCCGGCATCCTGCTGGTGACCGTCTCCGCGCTGCCGCTGCTCATGAGGCGCCGTTTTCCGCTCACCGTCATGACCGTCAGCCTGGTGCTCGTCGCGCTGCTGAATCTGACGACATCCCTCAGCCATCACTTCGGCGCCACCCTCGCGGTCGCCCTCTACTCGGCCGCCCGGACCGGCCGTCCGTGGGCGACGGCCGCCCTGACGACCGGGGCGATCGGCGTCACCCTGCTCACTCCGGATCTCGCCGCCCCGCGCGGATACCTGAACGTGACCAGTGCCTGCCTCTCCGCCTGCCTCATCGCCGCCACCGGCCTCGCGGTCAACCGCTGGCAGCAGGAGACGGAGGCCAACCGCCGGCTCCTCGCCGACCGGGCGGTGGCCGAGGAACGGCGCCGCATCGCCAGGGAGCTGCACGACATCGTCGCCCACCGCATCACCACCATGCAGCTGATGGCGGGCGGCGCCCGCGCCAACCTCGGCCACGACCCGGGTGTCGCCCGCGAGGCCCTGGTCACCTTGGAGGAGTCGGGGCGGCTGGCCCTGCGCGAGATGCGGCAGCTCCTCGACGTCCTGCGGGCCGACGAGGACACGGCGACCGACCGGCACGGGACCCCGGAGGCCCCGCAGCCCGGCCTGGCCGACCTCGACCGGCTGATCAAGGAATCTCGGCAGGCCGGACAGCCCACCGAGCTGGCCGTGGACGGCGAGCCCGGACGACTGCCCCCGGTGGTCGGTCTCACTCTCTACCGGATCGTCCAGGAGGCACTGACCAACGCCCGTAAGCATGCGGGGCCCCACGTCCCGGTGAAGGTCCGCCTCACCTGTCTGCCCGAGCGCGTCCGGGTATCCGTCACCGATCAGGGCGTGACGGACGCGGCGGAGTCTCCTCCGGCCCCCGGCATCACGTACGGCGCTGGATACGGTCTGGTCGGCATGCGCGAACGGGTCGCCCTGCACGGCGGCGCACTGGAGGCCGGTCCGCTGCCCGAGGCCGGCTTCCGGGTCGTGGCGAGCCTGCCGCTGGAAGCTCCGACGGGCCAGGACGAGGAGGACTGA
- a CDS encoding MMPL family transporter, producing the protein MIRALTGFSTRNPWKVITFWVLLGMGLGVVGQALMYRVTESQLGDFLPDTYDSAVALKVAEDKFGIKPDANTVTMLVKRADGKPLGAADQQRAEAVAAALGKRRVTMPKSEDAPDFLAKDHSQTPKVAPGTVAPHRTFILFSVSLSGNSTDPGLQNLFKEFRNTASGMYEQGGLRTGFTGGLADLADTHDAEKTTSTVAGALTIGLIVLLNVLVFRSALAALLPLLAVSLVGGAAVGAVAGAALLTGIKLDPSTPQLISVVLLGIGIDYFLFFLFRFRERLRAQPERGAREIAGEVTGRVGSAITSAALTIVAAFATLGLAAFGQFRVLGPAVAVSVMVMLLAGLTLMPALLAVAGRRMFWPSRTLKHAPREGSAGRFGDTVARRPLAVTVGAIVLLGALAAGMAGMKMDYSNGSGGSGTSAAATAAEISRALPAGVSDPTEVYVTSGDGGALDRHGVDTLVRALGRTQGVGQVTPVEYDKAGDAARIGLHLTVDPQSQKARDLVSGPVRATVAAHMPTGAEAHVGGTAAIFADISTAVSEDLKLVLPVAAALIALILLVLLRSVLAPVVLMVSVGLGFAATLGASALVFQHARGEAGVAFTLPLVLFLFVVALGTDYNILMSDRIREEMERPGPARAAVARAVRHTAPAVATAGLVLAGSFGGLAVNPAPSTQQIGFATALGILLSAFVLSVALVPALAALLGRSLWWPVPPRRTARRPLSYEPGRRADETGSAAVAYDRVGTN; encoded by the coding sequence GTGATTCGCGCCCTGACCGGATTCTCCACGAGGAATCCATGGAAAGTCATCACCTTCTGGGTGCTGCTGGGAATGGGGCTGGGCGTGGTGGGTCAGGCGCTGATGTACCGGGTCACCGAGAGTCAGCTCGGTGACTTCCTGCCGGACACGTACGACTCGGCGGTGGCGCTGAAGGTCGCCGAGGACAAGTTCGGGATCAAGCCGGACGCCAATACGGTGACCATGCTGGTGAAACGGGCCGACGGAAAGCCGCTCGGCGCGGCTGACCAGCAACGTGCGGAGGCAGTTGCGGCAGCTCTCGGCAAACGGCGGGTGACCATGCCGAAGTCCGAGGACGCCCCTGATTTCCTGGCGAAGGACCATTCCCAGACGCCGAAGGTGGCGCCCGGCACTGTGGCGCCCCACCGCACTTTCATTCTCTTTTCCGTCAGTCTTTCCGGTAATTCGACCGACCCCGGCCTGCAGAATCTATTCAAAGAGTTCCGCAATACCGCTTCCGGTATGTACGAGCAGGGCGGACTGCGCACCGGATTCACCGGTGGTCTGGCCGACCTCGCCGACACCCACGATGCGGAGAAGACCACGAGCACAGTGGCCGGGGCACTCACCATCGGTCTGATCGTGCTGCTGAACGTGCTGGTGTTCCGCAGCGCCCTGGCGGCTCTCCTGCCGCTGCTGGCGGTCAGCCTCGTCGGCGGGGCCGCCGTGGGTGCGGTGGCCGGCGCGGCGCTGCTCACCGGGATCAAACTGGACCCGAGCACGCCGCAGCTGATCAGCGTGGTGCTGCTGGGCATCGGGATCGACTACTTCCTTTTCTTCCTGTTCCGCTTCCGTGAGCGGTTGCGCGCACAGCCCGAGCGTGGCGCCCGCGAGATCGCGGGTGAGGTGACGGGGCGGGTGGGCTCCGCGATCACCTCGGCGGCACTCACCATCGTCGCCGCCTTCGCCACCCTCGGTCTCGCCGCCTTCGGGCAGTTCCGGGTGCTCGGCCCGGCCGTCGCGGTCTCCGTCATGGTGATGCTGCTGGCCGGTCTGACCCTCATGCCCGCCCTGCTGGCGGTCGCCGGCCGCAGGATGTTCTGGCCCTCCCGCACCCTGAAGCACGCGCCGCGCGAGGGTTCGGCCGGACGCTTCGGCGACACCGTCGCGCGGCGACCGCTCGCCGTCACGGTCGGCGCGATCGTACTGCTCGGTGCGCTGGCCGCCGGGATGGCCGGCATGAAGATGGACTACAGCAACGGCAGCGGCGGCTCGGGCACATCGGCCGCGGCCACCGCCGCGGAGATCTCCCGCGCCCTGCCCGCAGGGGTTTCCGACCCCACCGAGGTCTACGTCACCAGCGGCGACGGCGGTGCCCTCGACCGGCACGGCGTCGACACCCTGGTCAGGGCGCTCGGCCGCACACAGGGCGTGGGCCAGGTGACTCCGGTCGAATACGACAAGGCGGGCGATGCCGCCCGGATCGGCCTCCACCTGACCGTCGACCCTCAGAGCCAGAAGGCACGCGACCTGGTGTCCGGTCCGGTGCGGGCAACCGTCGCAGCGCACATGCCCACGGGCGCCGAGGCGCACGTCGGCGGCACGGCGGCGATCTTCGCTGACATCTCCACCGCTGTCTCCGAGGACCTGAAGCTGGTCCTTCCCGTGGCCGCCGCGCTCATCGCGCTGATCCTGCTCGTCCTGCTGCGCAGCGTCCTGGCGCCGGTGGTACTCATGGTCTCCGTCGGGCTCGGCTTCGCCGCCACGCTCGGCGCCTCCGCCCTGGTGTTCCAGCACGCGCGCGGCGAAGCGGGCGTCGCCTTCACCCTGCCGCTGGTGCTCTTCCTGTTCGTCGTCGCCCTGGGCACGGACTACAACATCCTGATGAGCGACCGCATCAGGGAGGAGATGGAGCGCCCGGGACCGGCCCGCGCGGCGGTGGCCCGCGCCGTACGGCACACGGCGCCGGCCGTGGCCACCGCCGGACTGGTGCTGGCCGGTTCCTTCGGCGGCCTCGCGGTGAACCCCGCTCCGTCCACCCAGCAGATCGGCTTCGCGACCGCCCTCGGCATCCTGCTGTCGGCGTTCGTTCTGTCCGTCGCGCTGGTCCCGGCGCTCGCCGCGCTGCTCGGCCGCTCGCTGTGGTGGCCCGTCCCGCCGCGCCGCACCGCGAGGCGGCCCCTGTCGTACGAGCCCGGACGGCGGGCCGACGAGACGGGTTCCGCCGCGGTCGCGTACGACCGCGTCGGCACGAACTGA